Proteins from a genomic interval of Clostridium scatologenes:
- a CDS encoding DUF5104 domain-containing protein has product MNIKKIILFITIMVLSLVLVSCNSAKSMMHARENELNASNDNKIADTHFNKIMEALKNEDKEGLKKIFSPNALKEAKDIDGGIDYIMKFYKGNIKSKDVAHEVSEENEHGKKTKEIKVSYTVTTDKGTYIVFFIDKLVDTKKPDNIGLYMLQIIKESDKEKEFDGGGDKTRCAGIYRPDTLK; this is encoded by the coding sequence ATGAATATAAAAAAAATAATATTATTTATAACCATAATGGTACTTTCTTTAGTTCTAGTATCATGTAATTCTGCCAAATCTATGATGCATGCCAGAGAGAATGAGTTAAATGCCAGTAATGATAATAAAATTGCAGATACACATTTCAATAAGATTATGGAAGCTTTAAAAAATGAAGATAAAGAAGGATTGAAAAAAATATTCTCTCCTAATGCATTGAAAGAAGCCAAGGATATTGATGGTGGAATTGATTATATAATGAAGTTTTATAAAGGAAATATTAAGTCAAAGGATGTTGCACATGAAGTATCAGAAGAGAATGAACATGGAAAAAAGACAAAAGAAATTAAGGTTTCCTACACAGTTACAACGGATAAAGGCACATATATAGTGTTTTTTATTGATAAATTAGTTGACACAAAAAAACCTGATAACATTGGTCTTTACATGTTACAAATAATTAAGGAGTCAGATAAAGAAAAAGAGTTTGATGGAGGTGGAGATAAGACAAGGTGTGCAGGTATTTATCGCCCAGATACTTTAAAATAG
- a CDS encoding DUF4474 domain-containing protein, with product MNINEKLQIYEGEQMDFSLDIGELTNTISQYEKVIRDLEEQKENINKAIKELTDLGWSGEAKDKFIENHIKKQEFYTNLIEKMKYTKNALENEEKPRAIQLKKRCEDFENCIKRSAGGAALTNDDTGVISLQYGGQFLINNNVSECTDNYYRQMNFKFVEILNLANSLRFTTFPIGGDVESAQNSLKNQTMSLTEFDNSFNAYCNGVRDMEENICSVFSKISGITEGISQIRGMSIISENGQVDKNKVMQLMLKNPADLTTEEKEILEYAKIVLGDDYNRLKEINGEHLEWNDEIMKYIKSTPIYQWFTKETQEGELHMLFDIGGFDRDENGVYHAKQDALQQYGGYNDIYDDIFDLACSMKKKKFDFSTGNQTYIIWLWKGDYLNLGAGAEIGIYYDGGPQWLCDTQDKMPMTISLEDKKGNRVYDWKPKNDNWWCTGFNPKYQNEEASNLTVHGSIDFSKHLDLWNAFYKKYNGWSSWTFDTEHHIAKLKW from the coding sequence ATGAATATTAATGAAAAACTACAAATATATGAGGGTGAACAAATGGATTTTAGTTTAGATATAGGTGAGTTAACAAATACAATAAGTCAATATGAAAAGGTAATAAGGGATTTAGAAGAACAAAAAGAAAACATAAATAAAGCAATTAAAGAACTTACCGACTTAGGATGGTCAGGTGAGGCAAAAGATAAATTTATTGAAAATCATATTAAAAAGCAGGAATTTTACACAAATTTAATAGAAAAAATGAAATATACGAAAAATGCTTTAGAAAATGAAGAAAAGCCAAGAGCAATTCAATTAAAAAAAAGATGTGAGGACTTTGAAAATTGCATTAAAAGAAGTGCTGGAGGAGCAGCGCTTACCAATGATGATACAGGAGTTATTTCACTTCAATACGGAGGGCAATTCCTAATAAATAACAATGTTAGTGAATGTACAGATAATTATTATAGACAAATGAATTTTAAATTTGTAGAAATATTAAATTTAGCAAATAGCTTAAGATTTACAACATTTCCTATAGGAGGAGATGTTGAAAGTGCACAAAATTCACTAAAGAATCAAACAATGAGCTTGACAGAGTTTGATAATTCATTTAATGCATATTGTAATGGTGTACGAGATATGGAAGAAAATATATGCTCAGTATTTTCAAAGATATCAGGAATAACTGAAGGAATATCTCAAATTAGAGGTATGTCCATTATTTCAGAAAATGGACAAGTAGATAAAAATAAAGTAATGCAGTTAATGTTAAAGAATCCAGCAGACCTAACAACAGAGGAAAAGGAAATACTAGAATATGCAAAAATTGTTTTGGGAGATGATTACAATAGATTAAAAGAAATTAATGGTGAACATCTTGAATGGAATGATGAAATAATGAAATATATTAAAAGTACTCCTATATATCAATGGTTTACTAAAGAAACACAAGAGGGAGAATTACATATGCTTTTTGATATAGGAGGATTTGATAGGGATGAAAATGGAGTTTATCATGCCAAACAGGATGCACTACAACAATATGGTGGTTACAATGACATTTATGACGATATATTTGATTTAGCTTGTAGTATGAAGAAAAAGAAATTTGATTTTTCAACTGGAAATCAAACATATATAATTTGGTTATGGAAAGGGGATTACTTAAATCTGGGGGCAGGAGCAGAGATAGGAATATATTATGATGGAGGTCCTCAGTGGCTATGTGATACTCAAGATAAAATGCCAATGACCATATCTTTAGAAGATAAGAAAGGAAACAGAGTTTATGATTGGAAGCCCAAAAACGATAATTGGTGGTGTACTGGATTTAATCCTAAATATCAGAATGAGGAAGCATCAAATCTTACTGTTCATGGAAGTATAGATTTTTCGAAGCATCTAGATTTATGGAATGCTTTTTACAAAAAATATAATGGTTGGTCATCATGGACATTTGATACCGAACACCATATTGCTAAGTTGAAATGGTAA
- a CDS encoding LysR family transcriptional regulator, translating into MELLQLKYFQVAAKIQNFSQAAEKLNISQPSLSMTISHLEDELNVKLFDRKGRNVELNKVGLAFLDRVNRVFCELESAKNEIMDITGKQSNHISLVTTNPRLLSGVLKRYLMLHSNVVINQRCEIYKTAERQLQSGEIDFCLTVPAIEGANIECKILKEDEVVLVVPNSHRFSGRQSIRLNEVAEDPFITLVHNYSFRAITDSICQSAGFSPKIAFEVDDILMEEMLELERGIALLPLYLIKRPHLGTRNLSMLKIEEPDTHISIGLSWLKSKYLSQSSRCFRDYLIENYNNYLL; encoded by the coding sequence ATGGAATTACTTCAATTAAAATATTTTCAAGTAGCAGCTAAAATTCAGAACTTTTCTCAAGCAGCTGAGAAACTAAATATAAGTCAGCCATCTCTGAGCATGACTATTTCACATCTGGAAGACGAACTAAATGTTAAGTTATTTGATAGAAAAGGTAGAAATGTTGAGCTTAACAAAGTGGGTTTAGCATTTTTAGATAGAGTTAACAGAGTTTTTTGTGAACTAGAAAGTGCGAAAAATGAAATTATGGATATTACAGGCAAACAATCTAACCATATTTCTCTTGTAACAACAAATCCTCGGTTGCTGTCAGGGGTTTTAAAAAGATACCTTATGCTGCATAGCAATGTAGTTATCAACCAAAGATGTGAAATATATAAAACTGCTGAAAGGCAACTTCAATCAGGAGAAATAGATTTTTGCTTAACAGTTCCAGCTATAGAAGGGGCAAACATTGAATGTAAAATACTAAAAGAAGATGAAGTAGTATTAGTAGTGCCTAATAGTCATAGATTTTCAGGAAGACAATCTATTCGACTTAATGAAGTTGCAGAAGATCCTTTTATTACATTAGTCCATAATTATAGTTTTAGAGCCATAACGGATTCTATATGTCAATCAGCAGGTTTTTCTCCCAAAATAGCTTTTGAGGTTGATGACATCCTTATGGAAGAAATGTTAGAACTTGAAAGAGGTATCGCTCTTTTGCCTTTATATTTGATAAAACGTCCTCATTTGGGCACAAGAAATCTTTCAATGTTAAAAATTGAGGAGCCAGATACCCATATATCAATTGGACTGTCTTGGCTTAAAAGTAAATATCTATCACAATCATCAAGGTGTTTTAGGGACTACTTAATTGAAAATTATAATAATTATTTATTGTAA
- a CDS encoding 2-oxo acid dehydrogenase subunit E2, producing the protein MQSEMTQRDIMFRHFQMHKFKSESMVPTVAMTVNINTTQLTELKSRVNKINGHISRITITHIITKAVADTLVRYPILYSFFDGKNIIENPEIVLNIPVDTENHVEYIVIHSPELKSIMDISIDFRDELKDIRNGHGKFMSFLQQMSMDQSHSSADSPIEFLRQHYGNFVISNFGSLNIDSGSLALAQPMISGLCIGSITPIVRRKSNQWIEIMNLPITISFDHRAIDGAYVGKFLNEVKQLLENPDRIFNFPV; encoded by the coding sequence ATGCAATCAGAAATGACTCAAAGAGATATTATGTTTCGGCACTTTCAAATGCATAAATTTAAAAGTGAAAGTATGGTTCCAACTGTTGCAATGACAGTTAACATCAATACAACTCAGTTGACAGAATTAAAAAGCAGAGTTAACAAAATTAATGGTCATATTTCACGCATTACAATTACACATATTATAACTAAAGCAGTTGCAGATACACTGGTAAGATACCCAATATTATATAGCTTCTTTGATGGTAAAAACATTATTGAAAACCCTGAAATTGTATTAAACATTCCCGTTGATACTGAAAATCATGTTGAGTATATAGTAATTCATAGTCCAGAATTAAAGTCTATAATGGATATATCAATAGACTTTAGAGATGAACTGAAGGATATTCGTAATGGTCATGGTAAATTTATGAGTTTCCTTCAGCAGATGAGTATGGATCAATCTCACTCATCTGCTGATAGTCCAATTGAATTTTTGAGACAACATTATGGTAATTTTGTGATATCAAATTTTGGTTCCCTTAATATTGATAGTGGTTCATTAGCACTGGCTCAGCCAATGATCTCTGGATTATGCATAGGTAGTATTACACCAATTGTACGTAGAAAATCAAATCAATGGATTGAAATAATGAATCTTCCCATAACCATATCTTTTGATCATAGGGCCATTGATGGCGCATATGTAGGAAAGTTTTTAAATGAAGTAAAACAACTACTAGAAAATCCAGACAGAATCTTTAATTTTCCAGTATGA
- a CDS encoding helix-turn-helix domain-containing protein codes for MENWEKINAVYRMQIYIENHITESITLCMLANAAGYSPWHSTRIFKELTGKTPFEYIRALRLSRAAVKLRDENVKIIDVALDFVFGSHEGFTRAFSKQFAMTPRYYCKNTPPLKLFMPSHIRDYYLMLQKGEDNMSKSSNVKTVFVQVVDRPARKLILKRGIKATHYFEYCEEVGCDVWGVLSSIKEAIYEPIGMWMPENLLKSGTSVYTQGVEVPSNYAGEVPEGFDLIDLQPCKMMVFQGQPYDDEKFDEEIKELWDIMKNYNPELYGFRWADEDGPRFQLAPVGYRGYIEARPVKQLNIK; via the coding sequence ATGGAAAATTGGGAAAAGATAAATGCGGTATATCGTATGCAAATTTATATTGAGAATCATATAACTGAATCAATAACTCTTTGTATGCTTGCAAATGCAGCAGGATATTCACCATGGCATTCTACAAGGATTTTCAAGGAATTAACAGGTAAAACACCATTTGAATACATTCGAGCACTTCGTTTATCTAGGGCGGCTGTTAAATTGAGAGATGAGAATGTTAAAATAATTGATGTTGCACTTGATTTTGTATTTGGATCGCACGAAGGTTTTACAAGAGCATTTTCCAAGCAGTTTGCTATGACTCCTCGATACTACTGCAAAAATACTCCTCCGCTGAAACTTTTTATGCCCAGTCATATCCGTGATTATTACCTTATGCTACAAAAAGGAGAGGATAACATGTCTAAAAGTTCTAATGTAAAAACAGTTTTTGTGCAAGTGGTTGACCGTCCTGCAAGAAAGTTAATTTTAAAACGTGGAATTAAAGCTACACATTATTTTGAATATTGTGAGGAAGTAGGGTGTGATGTATGGGGAGTGCTTTCTAGTATCAAAGAAGCCATATATGAACCTATTGGAATGTGGATGCCCGAAAACTTACTCAAATCAGGTACGTCAGTATATACTCAAGGAGTAGAAGTTCCATCCAATTATGCAGGAGAAGTCCCAGAAGGTTTTGATTTAATTGATCTCCAACCTTGTAAGATGATGGTTTTTCAAGGACAGCCTTATGATGATGAAAAGTTTGATGAAGAGATAAAGGAACTATGGGACATTATGAAAAATTACAATCCTGAGCTTTATGGCTTTAGATGGGCAGATGAAGATGGACCAAGATTTCAATTAGCACCTGTGGGATACAGAGGATATATTGAAGCAAGACCAGTAAAACAGTTAAATATAAAATAA
- a CDS encoding GrpB family protein produces MEKELSEMTLEELWELFPIILKEHNTDYKDWYGIEKQRLLNCIDKKNILRINHIGSTAVKGLIAKPTVDILLEINTETDIEQLKNILLHNGWLLMSSGNKPFMKMSFNKGYTKQGFAEKVYHLHVRYYGNWNELYFRDYLIEHKEVAKEYEKLKLGLIERYEHDRDGYTDAKSDFILKYTQKSKEEYADKYNPIKYLKR; encoded by the coding sequence ATGGAAAAAGAATTGTCAGAAATGACGCTTGAAGAACTATGGGAGTTGTTTCCTATCATCTTAAAAGAGCATAATACAGATTATAAAGATTGGTATGGAATTGAAAAACAACGACTTTTAAATTGTATTGATAAGAAAAATATTCTGCGTATTAATCACATAGGAAGTACAGCGGTTAAAGGCTTGATTGCTAAGCCAACAGTAGATATTTTATTAGAAATAAATACCGAAACCGATATTGAACAATTAAAAAATATTCTACTACATAATGGTTGGTTATTAATGTCATCTGGAAATAAGCCTTTCATGAAAATGTCATTTAATAAAGGATATACAAAACAAGGATTTGCAGAAAAAGTATATCATTTACATGTTCGCTACTATGGTAATTGGAATGAATTATATTTTAGAGACTACCTTATAGAACATAAAGAAGTTGCTAAGGAATATGAAAAACTAAAGTTGGGGCTGATAGAAAGATATGAGCATGATAGGGATGGTTATACAGATGCTAAATCTGATTTTATTTTGAAATATACACAAAAATCAAAAGAAGAATATGCTGACAAATATAATCCAATAAAATATCTAAAACGGTAA
- a CDS encoding ACT domain-containing protein — translation MEIKIINQNFSICKVEDLSQIDYSDKFYFISKTDEELSLVCSTKLVPENAVECDNGWKGFRIQGILDFSLIGILSKIATLLAKNKIGIFTVSTYNTDYIFTKEENFEKAIKVLENNEYKVS, via the coding sequence ATTGAGATAAAGATAATAAATCAAAATTTTTCAATATGTAAAGTTGAAGATTTATCACAAATAGATTATTCAGATAAATTTTATTTTATTAGTAAGACAGATGAAGAATTATCATTAGTGTGCAGTACAAAATTAGTACCTGAAAATGCAGTTGAATGTGATAATGGCTGGAAAGGATTCAGGATACAAGGTATATTGGATTTTTCTCTTATTGGGATTTTATCAAAAATAGCTACATTATTAGCGAAAAATAAGATTGGAATATTTACAGTATCAACTTATAATACAGATTATATATTTACTAAAGAAGAAAATTTCGAAAAGGCAATAAAAGTTCTTGAAAATAATGAATATAAAGTAAGCTGA
- a CDS encoding SDR family NAD(P)-dependent oxidoreductase, with product MKIKDSTVLVTGANRGLGFEFTQVLLEMGAKKVYAAARNPETIKLHGVIPIKLDITNQKDVENVSNELLDINMLINNAGIHKKTTLLDDDSIEIVKDVLNTNLIGISTMSKFIAPIIIKNGGGAIVNVLSAGCWLNGHGNLAYSISKAAALSLTNDMRLALNSKGVQVSAIHAGFIDTDMMASFQGKKLSPYSVAYDSLLAVNQGSQEILIDEMSKKSKLHSIDEIPNFSDSYCSE from the coding sequence ATGAAAATTAAAGATTCAACTGTTTTGGTAACTGGTGCAAATAGAGGATTGGGGTTTGAATTTACTCAAGTACTTTTAGAAATGGGAGCAAAAAAAGTATATGCTGCTGCACGAAATCCTGAAACAATAAAATTACATGGCGTTATTCCTATAAAGCTTGATATTACAAATCAAAAAGATGTTGAGAATGTTTCAAATGAACTTCTTGATATTAATATGTTGATAAATAATGCAGGTATTCATAAAAAAACTACCTTGCTTGATGATGATTCAATCGAAATTGTAAAGGATGTTTTAAATACAAATTTGATAGGTATATCGACTATGTCCAAATTTATAGCCCCAATAATCATTAAAAATGGTGGGGGTGCTATTGTAAATGTTCTTTCTGCAGGGTGCTGGTTAAATGGACACGGGAATCTGGCATACAGTATATCAAAGGCAGCAGCGCTTTCGTTGACAAATGACATGAGATTAGCCCTAAATAGCAAAGGTGTTCAAGTATCAGCTATTCATGCCGGATTTATTGACACAGACATGATGGCAAGTTTCCAAGGAAAAAAGTTATCACCATATTCTGTTGCCTATGATTCATTATTAGCTGTAAATCAAGGCTCACAGGAAATTTTAATTGATGAAATGTCAAAAAAATCAAAACTTCACTCAATTGATGAAATACCAAATTTTTCAGACAGTTATTGTAGCGAATAA
- a CDS encoding GNAT family N-acetyltransferase, with protein MLNADKNTTYVFAITINNKVVGSIGVFRKDNIHFKTAEMGYYIGEAYWGKGIGTSAVKQVCKYIFENTDIIRIFAEPFSCNIGSCRVLEKSGFLYEGTLRKNAVKNRVVLDMKLYSIVKE; from the coding sequence ATGCTTAATGCTGATAAAAATACAACTTATGTTTTTGCAATTACTATTAATAATAAGGTAGTAGGAAGTATTGGTGTGTTTCGAAAAGACAACATCCACTTTAAAACAGCGGAAATGGGTTACTACATTGGAGAGGCATATTGGGGAAAAGGAATTGGAACAAGTGCAGTAAAACAAGTATGTAAATATATTTTTGAAAATACTGATATTATCAGAATTTTTGCGGAACCTTTCTCTTGCAATATTGGGTCATGTCGTGTACTTGAAAAGTCAGGATTTTTGTATGAAGGTACTTTGCGGAAAAATGCAGTGAAAAATAGAGTTGTTCTTGATATGAAATTATATTCAATAGTTAAGGAATAA
- a CDS encoding GNAT family N-acetyltransferase — protein MIIQTERLELILLTPNQLKLWIEDISELEKELDCFYKAESMEGAFLEIVKKQYKIIQKDLNNYLWHSFFLLIRKDDRVVVGSADFKDIPNKNGEVEIGYGLGKEFEHNGYMTEAVNAMCEWALKQNDIKSVIAETYLENLASQKILERCGFKKYKEGETFWWKL, from the coding sequence ATGATAATACAAACTGAACGCTTGGAACTTATTCTATTAACACCTAATCAATTAAAACTATGGATTGAAGATATTAGTGAACTTGAAAAAGAGTTAGATTGTTTTTATAAGGCAGAATCAATGGAAGGAGCTTTTCTTGAGATAGTAAAGAAACAGTATAAAATAATCCAAAAAGACCTTAATAATTATTTATGGCATAGCTTTTTTCTATTAATTCGCAAGGATGATAGGGTTGTAGTAGGTTCAGCAGATTTCAAAGATATTCCTAACAAAAATGGCGAAGTTGAGATTGGGTATGGCTTAGGAAAAGAGTTTGAACATAATGGCTATATGACAGAAGCTGTAAATGCAATGTGTGAGTGGGCATTAAAGCAAAATGATATTAAAAGTGTAATTGCTGAAACTTATTTAGAAAATTTGGCGTCACAAAAAATTTTAGAGCGTTGTGGATTTAAAAAATATAAAGAAGGAGAAACTTTTTGGTGGAAATTATAA
- a CDS encoding putative ABC transporter permease — MHYTKYELFAFFLLYSFLGWVVEVLIASLRKGDFVNRGMLNGPLCPIYGLSIILSLQFLEAANANPFALLVGNAVLATVVEYIAGGLLRRIIGRRLWNYDSPRFYIAFAFAYSGVSVLVISLLQPLVYMVSQMIPHLLFCIILWILFGLLMVDVVASFVAAFHIRKQSRLELKVTERLSNTKKIMGQRFFARLQKRIYKAFPELENAQLELIDVKALDQKKFAESICFEKLVWMFFISALAGDLIETAFVWVKSGKLMSRSSLIYGPFSVVWGLGGIIATVMLHRLIDKNDIYIFLGGFFLGGTYEYSCSVFTEKVLGTRFWDYSGMPFNLDGRVNLLYCLFWGLLAIVWLKAIYPFVSKYIGKIPRVLGEVLTWCIVIFIVLNAFVSAMALYYYGLRMAGTPVNGNVELFFAIYYPDTLMKLIYPNAVLL, encoded by the coding sequence ATGCATTATACGAAATATGAGCTTTTTGCTTTTTTTCTGCTTTATTCTTTTTTAGGATGGGTAGTAGAAGTCTTAATTGCGAGCTTACGAAAAGGTGATTTTGTTAATCGGGGGATGCTAAATGGGCCACTGTGCCCGATCTATGGTTTAAGTATTATACTTAGTCTGCAATTTTTAGAGGCGGCGAATGCCAATCCTTTTGCATTGCTTGTCGGGAATGCCGTTCTGGCCACTGTGGTGGAGTATATTGCTGGAGGGTTACTGAGACGGATAATCGGCAGACGCCTGTGGAATTATGATAGTCCAAGGTTCTACATTGCTTTTGCCTTTGCATATAGTGGAGTTTCCGTGCTTGTTATTTCCCTGCTGCAACCATTGGTCTATATGGTAAGCCAGATGATTCCACATTTGTTATTCTGCATTATTCTATGGATACTCTTTGGTTTACTGATGGTTGATGTTGTTGCCTCATTCGTGGCAGCATTCCATATTCGTAAACAAAGCAGATTAGAACTAAAGGTAACAGAACGTTTGAGTAATACAAAGAAGATTATGGGACAACGTTTTTTTGCAAGGTTGCAAAAGCGAATTTACAAGGCTTTCCCTGAGCTGGAGAATGCCCAATTGGAGCTCATTGATGTTAAAGCTCTAGATCAAAAAAAATTTGCGGAAAGCATTTGTTTTGAAAAACTGGTATGGATGTTTTTTATCAGTGCACTAGCAGGGGATTTGATTGAAACCGCATTTGTCTGGGTAAAGTCTGGTAAGTTGATGAGTCGCAGTAGTCTAATATATGGACCTTTCAGTGTGGTTTGGGGACTGGGTGGAATTATTGCCACAGTAATGCTTCATAGATTGATTGATAAAAATGACATATACATATTTCTGGGGGGCTTCTTTCTAGGTGGTACCTATGAATATTCATGCAGTGTGTTTACAGAAAAGGTATTGGGTACACGTTTTTGGGATTATAGTGGTATGCCTTTTAATCTGGATGGTAGGGTGAATCTGCTTTACTGTCTGTTTTGGGGATTGCTTGCCATTGTATGGTTGAAGGCGATTTATCCATTCGTAAGTAAATATATTGGTAAAATTCCACGAGTGTTAGGGGAGGTACTTACGTGGTGCATTGTAATATTCATAGTGCTCAATGCATTCGTCTCAGCTATGGCACTATACTATTATGGTCTGAGAATGGCTGGTACACCTGTGAACGGTAATGTAGAATTGTTCTTTGCTATCTATTATCCTGATACTTTAATGAAGCTGATTTATCCAAATGCAGTTTTGCTATAG
- a CDS encoding helix-turn-helix transcriptional regulator, with product MYQWQKQIQIIVDEIDKCIKNYNDEALTLRFLSRRLGYSEFHTTRKFREISSMQFRDYLRHRKLAFALKEVRDSEKSILDIAFDYGFSSHEAFTRAFKGTYGVTPSEYRKKPKPVVLRTKINPFDRYFLGLGEIGMMKSTDDIKIYFVTIPAHKFLHIKNYESNGYWDFWQKQSLIPGQDCETICGLLDSIKGKLDDDGGSECNSGSGQIMAYINDPDGRLCDWGFPRTECYGVRLPFDYKGEVPPQMLMIDVPEAEYIVFEHGPFDYEQENRSVEEKIEKAMATFDFEGTGYCFDTSPGRMIYFYFNPERFFKYIRPVRK from the coding sequence ATGTATCAGTGGCAGAAGCAAATTCAAATAATCGTTGATGAAATTGACAAGTGTATTAAAAATTATAATGATGAAGCTTTAACACTACGATTTCTTTCCCGCAGGCTGGGTTATTCTGAATTTCATACAACGAGAAAATTTAGAGAAATATCGAGTATGCAATTTAGGGACTATCTGCGTCATAGAAAGTTAGCCTTTGCATTAAAAGAAGTTCGAGATAGTGAAAAAAGCATTTTGGATATTGCTTTTGATTACGGTTTTTCATCACATGAAGCTTTTACTAGAGCTTTCAAGGGAACATATGGTGTAACTCCAAGTGAATACCGAAAAAAGCCTAAGCCTGTTGTTCTTCGTACAAAAATAAACCCTTTCGACCGTTACTTTTTAGGATTGGGAGAGATTGGTATGATGAAATCTACAGATGATATTAAAATTTATTTTGTAACTATTCCTGCACACAAATTTTTGCACATTAAAAACTATGAGAGCAATGGATATTGGGATTTTTGGCAAAAGCAGAGTCTTATTCCAGGGCAAGACTGTGAAACAATTTGCGGCTTACTGGATAGTATTAAGGGGAAATTAGATGATGACGGTGGGAGTGAGTGTAACAGCGGCAGCGGCCAGATTATGGCGTATATTAATGACCCGGACGGTAGGCTTTGTGATTGGGGTTTTCCACGAACAGAGTGTTATGGTGTACGTCTTCCTTTTGATTATAAAGGTGAAGTACCACCACAAATGCTTATGATTGATGTTCCTGAAGCTGAGTATATTGTTTTTGAGCATGGACCATTCGATTATGAGCAAGAAAATCGTAGTGTGGAGGAAAAGATTGAAAAAGCAATGGCAACTTTTGATTTTGAAGGTACTGGTTACTGCTTTGATACTTCCCCAGGTAGAATGATTTACTTTTATTTTAATCCAGAACGGTTTTTCAAGTATATAAGACCAGTACGTAAGTAA
- a CDS encoding GNAT family N-acetyltransferase, whose protein sequence is MVYRKSTLEDCKAVYDLICDMENKKLPFDKFKKIYHNQVNDFHYYCLVCEHDGIVIGALNLRFEDQLHHAEKITEILEFAVSDKYRNIGIGKEMLSQSFQIAKDNGCSQIEVDCNQLRKDTHRFYIREGMHNFHFKFSKQLIGDNVQENALGR, encoded by the coding sequence ATGGTTTATAGAAAAAGTACTTTAGAGGATTGTAAAGCCGTTTATGATTTAATATGTGACATGGAAAATAAGAAACTTCCATTTGATAAGTTTAAAAAAATCTATCATAATCAAGTTAATGACTTCCATTATTATTGTCTTGTCTGTGAACATGATGGTATAGTAATTGGTGCGTTGAACCTGAGATTTGAAGATCAACTGCATCACGCAGAGAAGATAACTGAAATTCTTGAATTTGCTGTTTCTGATAAATATAGAAACATTGGCATCGGAAAAGAAATGCTTTCTCAAAGCTTTCAGATTGCAAAAGATAACGGCTGTTCACAAATCGAAGTGGACTGCAATCAACTTCGTAAGGATACACATCGTTTTTATATTAGAGAAGGCATGCATAACTTTCATTTTAAGTTTTCAAAGCAGTTAATTGGGGATAATGTACAGGAGAATGCTTTAGGCAGATAA